A stretch of DNA from Mesorhizobium onobrychidis:
GTTGGCAGGCACTGGGGCCGCGACCACTGGGGCCACCGCCCAGGAGGAGGCGCACAACGAAGCCGCGCCGACGCATTTCCCGATACACGAGCCGAAGGAGATGGACTGGAGCTTCGCCGGGCCGTTCGGCACCTACGACAAGGCGCAGTTGCAGCGCGGGCTGAAGGTCTACAAGGAAGTCTGCGCGGCCTGCCATTCGATGAAATTGGTGGCGTTCCGCACACTGGAAGACCTTGGCTATTCAGAAGCGCAGGTCAAGGCGCTGGCGGCCGAGTACACGATCAATGACGGTCCCAACGATGCCGGCGACATGTTCGATCGTCCCGCTATACCGTCCGACCATTTCCCGGCGCCGTTCCCCAACGATCAGGCAGCAGCGGCCGCCAATGGCGGCGCTGCCCCGCCCGACATGTCGCTGCTGGCCAAGGCGCGCGGCGTCGAGCGCGGTTTTCCGCGTTTCGTCTTCGACATCTTCACGCAATACGCCCAGGGCGGTCCCGACTATATCCACTCGCTGCTGACCGGCTATGACGAGCAGCCGCCGGCGGGCATGGAGATACCGGAAGGCACCCACTACAACCCGTACTTCATAGCCGGCGTGTCGCTGACGATGCCCAACCCGCTCTCCGACGATCAAGTGACCTATGACGACGGCGCGCCGCAGACGGTCGACCAGTACTCCCGCGACGTGTCGGCGTTCCTGATGTGGGCAGCCGAGCCGCATCTGGAAGCCCGCAAGAAGACCGGCTTTCGCGTGCTGGTCTTCCTGTTGCTGTTCGGCGCGCTGGTCTATCTGACCAAGCGCAAGGTGTGGGCCGGCGTGGCGCACTGAACCACGAAAAGCCACGAGATCGAAAGGGCGTCGAAAGGCGCCCTTTTGCACTTCTGAACACCGCCTCCAAAGACGCCGGCTCCAGTCCTTTGCCGGACAATTTTCTTCCAGGCGCCACATCGCGGTAGCCGTCATCGGTCGCGCCGGGTTACGATCGGCCAAAATTCCATTTCGCGTCTTCAAGTCGAACGAACGCCCGGAGAGCAGCCCCATGAAACCTTCGCTCGAAGACACGCTGCTTGCCGCGATCCGCACCATTCCGGACTATCCCAAGCCGGGCATCCTGTTTCGCGACATCACCACGCTGCTCGGCAACGCGCGCGCCTTCCGCCGCGCCATCGACGAGCTGGTGCATCCCTATGCCGGCCAGAAGATCGACAAGATCGCCGGCATCGAGGCGCGCGGCTTCATTCTTGGCGGCGCCGTCGCCCACCAGCTCTCGGCCGGCTTCGTGCCGATCCGCAAGAAGGGCAAGCTGCCTTACGAAACGGTGCGCGTCGCCTACAGCCTCGAATACGGGCTGGACGAGATGGAGATGCACAGGGATGGCGTGTCTCCGGGCGAAAAGGTGATCCTGGTCGACGACCTGATCGCCACCGGCGGCACCGCCGCGGCGGCGGTCGAGCTGTTGCGGCAGATCGGC
This window harbors:
- a CDS encoding cytochrome c1, whose amino-acid sequence is MKKILTSLALLGLVLAGTGAATTGATAQEEAHNEAAPTHFPIHEPKEMDWSFAGPFGTYDKAQLQRGLKVYKEVCAACHSMKLVAFRTLEDLGYSEAQVKALAAEYTINDGPNDAGDMFDRPAIPSDHFPAPFPNDQAAAAANGGAAPPDMSLLAKARGVERGFPRFVFDIFTQYAQGGPDYIHSLLTGYDEQPPAGMEIPEGTHYNPYFIAGVSLTMPNPLSDDQVTYDDGAPQTVDQYSRDVSAFLMWAAEPHLEARKKTGFRVLVFLLLFGALVYLTKRKVWAGVAH
- a CDS encoding adenine phosphoribosyltransferase, with product MKPSLEDTLLAAIRTIPDYPKPGILFRDITTLLGNARAFRRAIDELVHPYAGQKIDKIAGIEARGFILGGAVAHQLSAGFVPIRKKGKLPYETVRVAYSLEYGLDEMEMHRDGVSPGEKVILVDDLIATGGTAAAAVELLRQIGADILAACFVIDLPDLGGRDKLEALGVPVRTLIGFEGH